Within the Miscanthus floridulus cultivar M001 chromosome 2, ASM1932011v1, whole genome shotgun sequence genome, the region atcATGTATATGTCAAACATTCGataggacagcgactaaaatttagaaggagtAGCCAAACACCACCTTAGCCCCCGGTGCTTCCCAGCGTTGTTTGACATCGGGCCGATCAGGGAACTGAACTGGCGCGACTTTGTTGTGGAGCAGCTAAGGAAGTCTGTTAGTGCACATGAAAgaggggatatatatatatatatatagggagaggctattcagtagccggctacaaaataagttattctgtagccacttccatttactataattttatatactaatttaccataatgtcaatacatatttacgatagttgggttactataacacatggggatatttaccataacgttatattaaaccacttagtaaggagttactataatctcgtaaattaacatagtaattatcataactcaaagtggctacagaataagttattctgtagccagctacaggatagtagttctatatatatatatatatagagagagagaggggctatattcagtagccagctacaaaataagttattatgtagctacctccatttacgataattttatacactaatttacgataatgtcaatacatatttacgatagttgggttactataacacatggggatatttaccataacgttatagtaaaccacttagtaaggagttactataatctcgtaaattaacatagtaattatcgtaactcaaagtggttacagaataagttattttgtagccagctacaggacactagttctatatatatatatatatatatatatatatatatatatatatatatatatatatatatatatatatatatatatatatatataatgtactGTTCTGTAGCCGGCCGCAGAATAAGATATTTTATGGCCACTTTGAGTttgataattactatactaatttacgagattatgatAACTCTCTCATAAGTGATTTGCTATAAtattatggtaagtatcatcttgaattatatTAACGcatgtatcgtaaatgtgtattgttattatcgtaaattggtacaaacattattgtaaaacaaggtggctatagaataagttattttgtggcCAGTTGCAGAATAGCCTTAccgcgtatatatatatatatatatatatatatatatatatataattactatcctgtagctggctacagaataacttattctgtagccactttgagttacgataattactatgttaatttacgagattatagtaactccttactaagtggtttaatataacgttatggtaaatatccccatatattatagtaacccaactatcgtaaatatgtattgacattatggtaaattagtatataaaattatagtaaatggaggtggctacattagggagaggctattcaatagccggctacaaaataagttattctgtagccacctccgtttactataattttatatactaatttaccataatgtcaatacatatttacgatagttgggttactataatatatggggatatttaccataacgttatattaaaccacttagtaaggagttactataatctcgtaaattaacatagtaattatcataactcaaagtggctacagaataagttattctgtagccagctacaggatagtagttctatatatattatatatatataataacccaactatagtaattactatgttaatttacaaaataacttattctgtagccactttgggttacgataattactatgttaatttacgagattatagtaactccttattaagtggtttactataacgttacggtaaatatccccatgtgttatagtaacccaactatcgtaaatatgtattgatattatcgtaaatggaggtggctatagaataacttattttgtagctggctactgaatatactctccatatatatatatatatatatatatatatatatatatatatatatatatatatatatatatatatatataagtcttTTGCAACAATTATACATGGGGAACCAGCATTTGCCATTTCTCCTCTCTGACTTAGTTTTACCATTTTGCAGTAGGTTATGCATCTAGATCATTCGCTTAATACCGGTGACATGCGAATCCCGATGGAACACCACGGATTTCTGCATGGAACGAACAAGAAGCTTGTCAACAAAGTCCTTGGGATTGACATGAAGAAAAATGGCTCGTTCGGAAATCCTTGGTGAGTTTTTCTGTATCACTACTCCTCAGAAATGGCTGTGATTTTTTATTGGAATGGCTGTGACTTTTCTATCTGTTATGAATTCATGACCCTCCTCTCTGTTTGCTTCAAATATTACAACCAGTTGAAAAAAAGGAGCTGCTGATAACATAAACTACAGGGGTGCATCAAACGCACCAGCCATTCCGCAATCCTCGGAGGTGCCCCCGAAATAGCAAGTTTTGTGTCAGCAAATGTTTCTGCTAATAATGTGGAGAAGAATGAGAACCAAGGTATGCAAGGCGTGCTCCCAGAAGATAGTTGTGAGCTGCCAACCGAGGACAAGAAGACACATCTGCTGACGACTACAACAGATATGAAAGTTATGTGGATGGAGGTAGCACGAGCGACTCCTCTGAGGATGATCCTGACTGCTGGGAACAAGACGAGTTCAGTAGCACACAGCAGAAACGTAGCAAGGCAGTATATGGGATCTGTGGCTGCTGcggatgctgatgctgatttgttatgagagaaaaatattgttctatgaCTGAAAAGTAGCGCTGATTCTGGCTGATAAGCTAAAGCGAACAGAGAGGCCATGACTTATTAGATTTTCCGAAGGAGACTCAAGAAACACGGAATGGGCGCAATGAAGAGCATTCAAATCTTTCAAAACGAGCATCGACCGGTGTTGATGGGGATGTGCCGAATGCAAGGAGCACACGCCAGAAAACTGGTTAAAACAGTGGTGCCATTTTGGAGAAGACGGCGATAAGGCGATTCAACTTCTCAGGAATGCAAACAGATTTCCAGAGCTCTGGAAAATGTCCTGGATACATTCAGTACCCTCAGTCTAGAATTTTGACCATGTCCGTTCAGGCAGCATTCTGGACCCTAGGCGGGCAGAATTGGACGCCTGGAGACGCACGGCGCACCAGGCAAGTTTGTCTGAAGTTGAACCAAACAGCCCCAAAATTTCCTGGAATCATCAAAATAGCACGGAGGAAAAGAGACGGTGGTTTGTGGTCAAGCGTGCGTTGAGACCAACTACTGAAGAACCCTGACGAGAAACTGGAACCACACGCAAGAAACCCTGCGGCCTGCCAGCTTCCTCTACAAGTATAGGTTAATATACTGCTGCTAGATGGTTTCtacggctgataagccgactgaaactgatttgttgtaagagaaaaacattattccatATCTGATAAGTCAGGCTCGTAAGCGTTGAGTGGTGTATAGCCAGAGCTCACCTACGATTTTGGATTGTGCTTACTGCTGAACTTGCAGCAACAGCAGAGTTGCATCACACCACCCAGTTCGGTGTCTCTCTGCAGTGTCTGCATGCAGACTTGTCTGTTCTTGTGGAAGAAGTCTGAGAAAGACAAAGGGGGAAACGAATAGTAGATCAAAAATGCAGAGCTGGTCCCAGAATGTAGCAGTGGCGCGATGATTAGGCATTTAGCCGTAAGCACCACTCGGCTCCCTTTTCAATCATAGACTTTTTTTGTGCAGGTAACCCACAATGACCACAAGAGACTTGCACAGTACAGCTGAATCAGTAAGGTATCATGATTGCATGTAGAGTAGAGATATGTTCAGCTTGGAAAAAGTTTCAGCAAAGTGAGAAGAAAAGCAGGGAAGGGGGCAGGCCAGCAAGGTGTCCCAGGGCTAAGCATTTTCTAATCCGAAATCAGAGGCTATCAGACTAGGCCACCCGGCCGTCAGCTTTGCATGCAGCTTTCGCTCCCGGAGTTAAGCTAAGGCATTCCGCGTGGGCTCCCCGCCGGGTCAACAACGATCTTCTCCCCCCATTAGATTAACGATGCATTGCCAAATGATTAGGGTTAGGGCACGGCAGCAGGACATGGTGGGGGCGGGTGACTGGATACGCGTGTGCAGGGGCGTTTAGTTTAGTGTCCCCCCGCACATGGGGTGTTGGGGGGTAGCGGCTAGATTAGTGTCGGATTAGGCCACCAGGGGCTACAATTGTGAGAAGTCACGCACGCACGCCCGGATCTAACCAAGATCGCGCTGCGCCCCCTCAAACCTCACTGACGAGCGGAACCAAATCATGCAAGCACACCTGCACCTACTGCTGCTAAGCTATAGTTTAGTCATGGCAGTGCTTGTGCTAATGCTGGAACTAGTGGTCTCGTCACTCGTGGGTAGACTAATCAAATCTTTGTTTGCTGCATAACACATCATGTGGAATTAATCATGACTTGTTTGGCGCCTAGGAATTCCACGTGAATCCTATAGCTTAATTTCGGCTTGCTCTCGCTCCGTTTCTCCGAAATCATGCAAATTTTGGCGGAGTTCATGAATTCCTACGAAAACGTTTTGTCAGTAGGTAGTACGTACTAGCAGATGGTTCAGGTTGCCTCAAAGTAAGCAGGGAGATCCATGGACCCTTTTTCCCCCCTCTTGATATCAAGAATTCAATTCAGTGACCTCATTATACGTTGTTTTCAGTCAGATTCGTTCGACAAGATATTTCGCCGCAATATACTCGGCTCGCTGGAATTTGACCGGAAGTTGCAGAAAAGCTTGGCCTGCCCGCCCGTTTCAGACGGCGCAACTCCCCTTAGCTGCCGGTTTATTCAGCGGCACATGTGAATCCTGCCGTGCTGCGTGCGTGTGGTGACCAGAGACAGCCAAGGAATGCGAAAGGCACCCTCGATCACGTTCGTCGGTTCTTGCGGGTCTGGTCTGGTGGATGACATGACGCCAAACGTTCTTTTCACCTCCGTTCTTGTTGGGTTCCTCTATTTTTTTCCATCGAGCTGCTACTTGTTCTAGTGCTTCGTGAAGAATGCTTCAAACGATAGGAACACGGGGAGGAAAAGCAGGGCGGTTTCGTCTTCGGACTCGAATATCAACGTCAGAAAATTCAGACTTTGGTACAGCGAGGGGGAAAAATAAGATCTGCTGACTTATAATCCCTCTGAAAAAAACTTACAACAGAATAATTGCACTAATGCAATGATTAAGTACATGTTGGAATTATTCAAATTGGTGTTGTAGGACTGAAAAATCATGTTTAGGCAATGTGGTTGCACTCTGAACAAGCATCACAAACAAGCAACACATATCAACAACTGACATCGTATCGTATATATGCAAAGTAGAAGACCATTGCATCACTTATGAGTTATGACTTATGAATACAAGACACAAGACATCGTTATCTATTTTCAGCAAACAAAACAGTGCGAAAAAACAAAGATTAATAAAAACTAAAACTAAGCTGCAGGTATAATAAAGTGCAAAAAAGAGAGAGATCCAACCCTAATTAGCACTAGCTACTTAGCTAGCAGTAGCAATTAGCAAGCGCGTCCATCTCATGCCATATTGTCCGTCGATCATGACCTCCGGGCCGGGCCGTCGCCGAACAAGGGCCGCACGGGGAGAGGGCCCCAGGGCCCTGTGGGCGCGGTACGGCCCGCCACCGCCTCGTCGGCGGACGCGGCGGAGGCGAGGCGCTCGCAGGAGGGGCACATGGTGAGCGTGGTGGGCGGCGGCATGCGCGCGTAGTGGTGCGGCGCGACGAGCTTGAGCGCGCGCAGCTCCGCCACCTCCCGCTGCAGCCACCGGTTCTCCTCCGTCAACGTCTCGCAGCAGCGCTTCAGGAACTCGCAGTCCACCTccgtctgcttcagcttcgtccTGAATGAACAGTAATTCGATCATTATCATTAGCCAGTATTAATGAATGGGATGATTATATAAAGAGATGAAATTACCAGGTTAATTATAAATTATCAAGGGGTTGTTTTGTTTAATTACCTGGCTCTGCGGTTCTGGAACCAGACCTCGACCTGACGTGGCTTTAGGTTCAGCTGCTTCGCCAGCGCCGCCTTCTGCTTCTGATCAAGCAAGTCAGAAAAAGAAACGGTTAGTTATTAGATTTCCTCGAGTTTGAAGGCGATCGATGTGTTTTTTAAGTAATTCTGAAACTGTATACGTACGGGGTTGAGGGTGTTGTGCTCCTTGAAGCTGTCCTCGAGGACGGCGGCCTGGTCCTTGGACAGGCGGAGCTTCTTCCGCGAcccaccgccgtcgccgccagAGTCCTCGTCGTCGCTGCCGCTGCCTCCGGCTCTCCGGGTGTGGTCGGCCTCTCGATCCACTTCTCCGCTGCTCCTCGCCGGCGCGGCGCGCTTCCCGCTGAGGCTGGAGAGCGTGCTGTTCGGCGACGACGCACCGGGCTCCTCGTCCTCGCTGCAGCTGCCCCTCCCGCGGGTCTCCCTGGCGGCAGGGGCCCGGTTCGCGTCGATCCCCCACAGGAACGGCATCTCGTGGCTGTGGCACGTATATGGCTTCTGCTGCGGTTGCTGGTGCTTCCTCTCCAGAGATGGATCCATCATCCCTGCATGCATGCGCGCAGTATCTCTGTCAGGACCAGATCAACATCACTCAAGGAACGGCGGTGATGTCCCTAGAAAACATGCATCATGATGCGTCATGCATGCGCGGCGTCTACTCACCGGAGGAGGGAGAGAAGAAGAGACCGGCGGGTCTGTTCCACCACTGCGGcgcggggaggagggaggagatgGGCGCGACGCTGAtagctcgctgctgctgctgccgcggtggcagcggcggctcGACCTCTACCGgagccgcggtggcgatgccgAGGCTGAGGCTTAGCCCAAGCCCGAGATGGTTGTCGTTCCCGTACTGCTCCTCGTCTCTCGCATTAACCGCCATCTCCACTGATGGGTTGTCACTTTGAACTTGGCTTCGTTCTCGACGATACCGTCTTCTTCCTGGTTGCAGCCTagactctagagagagagagagaggtaaacGGTGGATGAATATAATCGATGAAGCTCTGGTGTGGTGTGGCAGTGAGGAGGAAGGGGAGGGTCTTGCTTTTAAAGAGGACGCACACCGGGGATAGTTTACTTTGTGGGGTGGGGAGGAAGGAAAGGTCTCGCTGTACTAGTGACGATGAGGTATTGGCAGCTGCGCAATCATCAGCTGAACCTGGTGGCCGTGCCCGTGTGGGGGTCCAGGCACGTAGCGGTGGCGCTCTGGCACCTCTTTTGACTTGTCCCCCCGGCTCCGGCTCGGGggaggatggatggatggatcagCGATGCCTTCGCGATGGCGATCATATCCCTGTTGCTCCCGCAGTCCcgctcccacgacgcgcggcTGCTCAGAAACCGTAGTGCAATTTTtatattttggtcccttttgaaaacattttttacaaaaagacctatgcTAAAATGTTTGTTGAAAATAGactatttttaggcgtcttagaacatgacgccaaagtatgagggtcggcgtcgactgacatgacgccgaggtcttgccacgtcacggacgaccccggtcgacggcgacatggtggcgcatggggcccactacgtcggcgtcgtgtcagccaacgccacaggcctaaATTCGGCGCTGTGGGGAGTCACGCCGAGCTCTTGAcaccatccggcgcgcggcccaggcggcccaacaacgcttcgtggcccaaGAGCTCGGCGTGAGATCAGATGACGCCGAGACGCTAACCttggcgcggcccg harbors:
- the LOC136539340 gene encoding homeobox-leucine zipper protein HOX1-like, with translation MAVNARDEEQYGNDNHLGLGLSLSLGIATAAPVEVEPPLPPRQQQQRAISVAPISSLLPAPQWWNRPAGLFFSPSSGMMDPSLERKHQQPQQKPYTCHSHEMPFLWGIDANRAPAARETRGRGSCSEDEEPGASSPNSTLSSLSGKRAAPARSSGEVDREADHTRRAGGSGSDDEDSGGDGGGSRKKLRLSKDQAAVLEDSFKEHNTLNPKQKAALAKQLNLKPRQVEVWFQNRRARTKLKQTEVDCEFLKRCCETLTEENRWLQREVAELRALKLVAPHHYARMPPPTTLTMCPSCERLASAASADEAVAGRTAPTGPWGPLPVRPLFGDGPARRS